In one Elusimicrobiales bacterium genomic region, the following are encoded:
- a CDS encoding glycosyltransferase family 2 protein — MTAPKVVLVIPFYNEEECAEKCVSDLDAALTGAGINFELLLVENGSKDRTPEILRALEKKDARIKTIFIRENIGYGGAILRGMEQAGGDWIGFTCGDGEISPEDTAWMCKATFAAGFDFCKAKRVDRKDGAVRKLLSMGYHLLVGLLFRIHVTDLNGYPVLMRKRVHDKMHLTHANWVFNIEMMWDARRLGVRMAELDVRHCKRLGGHSHVGFMTPAVFLLQLLSLWNELRKRHSPNSSNATGHHY; from the coding sequence ATGACCGCGCCGAAAGTCGTTCTGGTGATACCCTTCTATAACGAGGAGGAATGCGCGGAGAAATGCGTTTCGGATTTAGATGCCGCCCTGACCGGCGCCGGAATCAATTTTGAACTGCTTCTTGTGGAAAACGGCTCAAAAGACAGGACGCCTGAAATACTGCGCGCGCTTGAGAAAAAAGATGCCCGGATAAAAACAATTTTCATACGGGAAAACATAGGCTATGGCGGGGCGATACTGCGCGGGATGGAGCAGGCCGGCGGCGACTGGATAGGATTTACCTGCGGAGACGGGGAGATATCTCCCGAAGACACTGCGTGGATGTGCAAAGCCACATTCGCCGCCGGGTTTGACTTTTGCAAAGCGAAACGGGTTGACAGAAAAGACGGCGCCGTGCGGAAACTGCTTTCCATGGGTTACCACCTGCTGGTGGGATTGCTGTTCCGCATACACGTAACGGACCTCAACGGCTATCCGGTCCTCATGCGCAAACGCGTTCACGATAAAATGCATCTCACCCATGCCAACTGGGTATTCAACATAGAGATGATGTGGGATGCGCGGCGGCTGGGTGTGAGAATGGCGGAGCTGGACGTGCGGCATTGCAAACGTTTGGGCGGGCATTCGCATGTCGGATTTATGACACCGGCAGTATTTCTGCTGCAGCTTTTGTCTTTATGGAATGAATTGCGCAAACGTCATAGCCCCAACTCATCAAATGCAACGGGACATCATTACTGA
- the rfbC gene encoding dTDP-4-dehydrorhamnose 3,5-epimerase, translating into MGQISLKELDVRGVYEIAPFISGDNRGSFVKLFEEDIFRKHGLSTSFVEEYYSVSKKGVVRGLHFQEPPADCAKLVYCIKGAVLDAALDIRKKSPSFGRHILAMLSEHNKKILYLPPGIAHGFYALEDDTVMVYKVTAGYAAAQDKGLLWNSCGIKWPSGAVIISERDASFPRMSDYASPF; encoded by the coding sequence ATGGGACAGATATCGTTAAAAGAGCTTGATGTCCGCGGTGTTTACGAAATCGCCCCGTTTATCTCCGGTGATAACCGGGGTTCTTTTGTTAAGCTGTTTGAAGAAGATATTTTCAGGAAGCATGGTTTATCCACCTCTTTTGTCGAAGAGTATTATTCCGTTTCCAAAAAGGGCGTGGTGCGCGGCCTGCACTTTCAGGAACCGCCGGCAGACTGCGCCAAGCTGGTGTACTGCATAAAAGGCGCGGTTTTGGACGCGGCGCTGGATATACGCAAGAAATCTCCGTCTTTCGGGCGGCATATCCTTGCGATGCTTTCGGAACATAACAAAAAGATTCTGTATCTGCCGCCCGGCATCGCGCACGGATTTTATGCGCTGGAAGACGATACCGTGATGGTCTACAAAGTTACCGCCGGGTATGCGGCTGCGCAGGATAAAGGCCTTTTGTGGAATTCATGCGGCATAAAATGGCCTTCCGGCGCCGTCATAATATCGGAACGGGACGCCTCGTTTCCGCGGATGAGTGATTATGCGTCGCCATTTTAA
- a CDS encoding SDR family oxidoreductase, which yields MAKIVIVGADGQVGKHLLRYYNTVSGVVAQGTCYIAQYPGLIPLDITKPRDVDKLISAQKPDTVILCSALTNVERCETHPQEAQAINVDAVHAVKNAADKNGAKLVFFSSEYVFDGKAGPYDELSAANPISVYGRTKLEGEAIAQSAKTGHLILRTTVVYSWDPGAFNFIMQLTGRLGRGEGMVVPVDQYSNPTYAPDLAEATAKLIASDKTGVFNAVGRDRLNRYEFALLACEVFGFNSSLLIKKTTAELGQKAARPLAAGLLTTKLERETGHRPLGAREGLLRIKQLREQSSAR from the coding sequence ATGGCCAAAATAGTTATAGTTGGGGCTGATGGACAAGTTGGAAAACACTTGTTGCGTTATTACAACACCGTTTCCGGCGTTGTTGCGCAAGGAACCTGCTATATCGCGCAGTATCCGGGTTTAATCCCCCTCGACATAACCAAACCGCGGGATGTTGATAAGCTAATCTCCGCTCAAAAACCGGATACAGTTATACTCTGCTCCGCTCTGACCAATGTGGAACGTTGTGAAACGCACCCGCAGGAAGCGCAGGCCATCAATGTGGATGCCGTGCACGCTGTAAAAAACGCAGCCGACAAGAATGGCGCGAAGCTGGTGTTTTTCTCCTCGGAATATGTTTTTGACGGCAAAGCCGGGCCGTATGATGAATTGTCCGCCGCCAATCCAATCAGCGTTTATGGCCGCACAAAACTGGAAGGCGAGGCCATCGCGCAATCCGCCAAAACGGGGCATCTCATCCTGCGCACAACGGTGGTTTACAGCTGGGATCCCGGCGCGTTCAATTTCATCATGCAGCTTACCGGTCGGCTTGGCAGAGGAGAGGGCATGGTTGTGCCGGTTGACCAGTATTCAAACCCCACTTACGCCCCTGATCTGGCGGAAGCGACAGCGAAGCTTATAGCGTCGGACAAAACCGGCGTATTCAATGCGGTGGGCAGAGACAGGCTTAACCGGTATGAGTTCGCCCTGCTGGCCTGTGAAGTATTTGGCTTCAATTCCTCTCTTCTGATAAAAAAGACTACTGCGGAGCTGGGCCAAAAGGCCGCCCGCCCGCTGGCTGCGGGTCTTCTGACCACGAAACTTGAGCGGGAAACCGGACACCGGCCTCTCGGCGCGCGCGAAGGTCTGCTGCGCATAAAACAACTGCGGGAACAGTCGTCGGCCCGGTAA
- a CDS encoding methyltransferase domain-containing protein: protein MNHHPWELSKSEMALSVLNSHAGSRKLFIDFGAGAMYFAARMAEQWNCEVFAADAAYENNDIPIPDSRIKIVRSLDELPSGRASAVALMDVMEHVEHNGDMLRNCVRLLEDGGCLYVTVPAFAHLFSQHDVFLKHLRRYDRKTLLKEFDAVSEQLELKECFYFYASLYVLRLAAVIAEKCRSKAGNTAEHSDFCHKKTGCWAGFSQIAWAFPERHWLTIMLKYVLNADFMLCRFLAHLHLTMPGLSVCLVYRKLP, encoded by the coding sequence GTGAACCATCATCCTTGGGAACTGTCCAAAAGCGAAATGGCTTTGTCCGTGCTGAACAGCCATGCCGGTTCGCGTAAATTATTTATTGATTTCGGCGCGGGCGCGATGTATTTTGCGGCCCGCATGGCAGAGCAATGGAATTGCGAAGTATTCGCCGCCGACGCAGCTTACGAAAACAACGACATCCCCATTCCCGACAGCAGAATAAAAATCGTCCGCTCGCTTGACGAATTGCCGTCCGGTCGCGCAAGCGCGGTCGCGCTTATGGATGTGATGGAGCATGTGGAGCATAACGGCGATATGCTCAGAAACTGCGTCCGCCTGCTTGAGGATGGCGGCTGTTTGTATGTAACCGTTCCCGCTTTCGCGCATTTGTTTTCGCAGCATGATGTCTTCCTTAAACATCTGCGCCGCTACGACAGAAAAACGCTCCTGAAGGAATTTGACGCCGTATCGGAACAACTGGAATTGAAGGAATGTTTTTACTTTTACGCCTCGCTATATGTTTTGCGGCTGGCCGCGGTGATTGCGGAAAAATGCCGCTCCAAAGCCGGTAACACCGCGGAGCATTCCGATTTCTGCCATAAAAAAACCGGCTGCTGGGCCGGCTTCAGCCAAATCGCATGGGCTTTTCCAGAGAGACATTGGCTCACAATAATGCTAAAATATGTACTCAACGCAGATTTTATGCTGTGCCGGTTTTTGGCGCATTTGCATTTGACCATGCCCGGTCTGTCGGTGTGTCTGGTATACCGGAAACTTCCATAG
- a CDS encoding glycosyltransferase family 2 protein yields MGTEKYTIVVPVYYNEGCLRPTFESFRREIFDANPGWTPEVIFVDDGSGDGSLKEALEIRAENPQTVKVIKLTRNYGQVFALIAGFSHAKGECVIAISADQQDPASVVSDMLRAYFNEKYEIVIAARKGRDESFYRVATSRFFYWLMRKFCFSNMPVGGFDLVLLGPRAKQAFLREKDPHPFFQGKILSTGYRTKFLSYRRKERKTGKSRWTFAKKLTFLIDGLLSYSYAPIRFMSIAGGIIALLGFSYAGIVLVNRTFYGNPVKGWAPLMIVILVLSGFQMLMIGVIGEYLWRTLAQVRDRDQYLIDEVYE; encoded by the coding sequence ATGGGAACTGAAAAATACACCATAGTCGTGCCGGTTTACTACAACGAGGGCTGCCTCAGGCCCACGTTTGAATCCTTCCGGCGCGAGATATTTGACGCCAATCCCGGCTGGACGCCGGAGGTGATTTTCGTTGACGACGGCTCCGGCGACGGCTCGCTTAAAGAGGCGCTGGAAATCCGGGCGGAAAATCCGCAAACCGTAAAGGTAATCAAGCTGACCCGGAACTACGGCCAGGTGTTCGCGCTGATTGCGGGATTTTCCCATGCGAAGGGGGAATGCGTAATCGCCATTTCCGCCGACCAGCAGGACCCGGCTTCGGTAGTCAGTGATATGCTGCGCGCGTATTTCAACGAAAAATATGAAATAGTGATAGCCGCAAGGAAAGGCCGTGACGAGTCTTTTTATCGCGTGGCCACATCCCGGTTCTTCTACTGGCTTATGCGAAAGTTTTGTTTTTCAAATATGCCGGTGGGCGGATTTGACCTGGTGTTGCTAGGCCCGCGTGCCAAACAAGCTTTTCTGCGGGAGAAAGACCCGCATCCGTTTTTTCAGGGAAAAATTCTTTCCACCGGCTACAGAACCAAATTTTTAAGCTATCGCCGTAAAGAGCGCAAAACCGGCAAATCCCGCTGGACATTTGCAAAAAAACTTACTTTTCTGATTGACGGGCTTTTAAGCTACTCTTACGCGCCGATACGTTTCATGTCCATAGCTGGCGGCATAATCGCGCTGTTGGGTTTTAGCTATGCCGGAATTGTTCTGGTGAACAGAACATTCTACGGTAACCCGGTAAAAGGCTGGGCGCCACTGATGATAGTTATACTGGTTTTAAGCGGTTTTCAGATGCTGATGATAGGCGTTATTGGCGAATATCTCTGGCGCACGCTTGCCCAGGTGCGAGACAGGGACCAGTACCTGATTGACGAGGTTTACGAGTGA
- a CDS encoding acyltransferase: MTVSFYGENELRAMGFKSLGTGVKLSRKASYYNTANISIGDYTRIDDFCVLSAGEGGIEIGRNVHIAVFCLLIGQGAIRLGEFSNLSSRVAVYSNNDDYSGEYMTNPTVGSKYTNVLSAPVSIGRHVIVGCGVIILPGVTIGEGASIGALSLVLKNCEPFKIYVGVPAKYLKDRSRELLEVEKQFLLDGN, from the coding sequence ATGACAGTTTCTTTTTACGGTGAAAACGAATTGCGCGCAATGGGCTTCAAATCGCTGGGAACAGGTGTGAAACTGTCCCGCAAGGCGTCTTATTACAACACGGCGAACATATCCATAGGCGATTACACCCGCATAGACGATTTCTGCGTCCTGTCCGCAGGTGAGGGCGGGATAGAGATAGGCCGCAACGTTCACATCGCGGTTTTTTGCCTGCTTATCGGCCAGGGCGCCATCAGGCTTGGCGAATTCTCCAACTTATCGTCGAGGGTGGCGGTTTATTCTAACAATGACGATTACTCCGGCGAGTATATGACCAACCCGACAGTCGGCTCCAAATATACTAATGTGCTTTCCGCGCCGGTCTCAATCGGCAGGCACGTCATAGTGGGCTGCGGCGTGATAATTCTGCCGGGCGTTACAATCGGGGAAGGGGCCAGCATCGGCGCACTGTCGCTTGTGCTTAAGAATTGCGAGCCTTTCAAAATCTATGTCGGCGTTCCGGCAAAATATCTCAAAGACCGCTCCCGCGAACTTCTGGAAGTGGAAAAGCAGTTTTTGCTAGATGGGAACTGA
- a CDS encoding DegT/DnrJ/EryC1/StrS family aminotransferase, whose product MSAIKKTAGELAVSGGKPLFDKPLHVGRPNVGDRVSFLKRVGEIFDNRWFSNDGPMLKEFEGKVAAELGVKHCVAVCNATVALEIAMRAAGLKGEALVPAFTFIATAHALQWQEITPVFCDIDPATHNIDPARLEKMITPRTTGIVGVHCWGRPCDIDALTAIARKHKLTLLFDAAHAFGCSYKGKMIGNFGLAEVFSFHATKFFNTFEGGAITTNDDAFADKIRLMRNFGFSGYDNVIYIGTNGKMTEICAAMGLSSLENLHRILEINRRNYLCYKKHLAGIKGVKFIDYDLSGKCNCQYMAAEVDEAAAGISRDALLKILQAENVLARKYFFPGCHRMEPYRSLFPHAGLLLPDTEELARRILILPTGETIGEPEIAAICGVIRLAVENARIIAA is encoded by the coding sequence ATGAGCGCAATCAAAAAAACTGCGGGCGAACTGGCGGTTTCCGGCGGAAAGCCGTTATTTGACAAGCCGCTGCATGTGGGCCGTCCCAACGTCGGCGACAGGGTCTCTTTTCTGAAGCGGGTCGGAGAGATTTTTGACAACCGCTGGTTCAGCAATGACGGCCCGATGCTTAAGGAATTTGAAGGCAAAGTCGCCGCCGAACTGGGGGTCAAACACTGCGTCGCCGTCTGCAACGCCACGGTGGCGCTGGAAATAGCCATGCGCGCCGCCGGGCTTAAGGGCGAGGCGCTGGTCCCGGCTTTCACGTTTATAGCCACCGCCCATGCGCTGCAATGGCAGGAGATAACCCCGGTTTTCTGCGATATAGACCCCGCCACGCATAACATAGACCCCGCCCGCCTGGAAAAAATGATAACCCCGCGCACCACCGGCATAGTCGGCGTGCATTGCTGGGGCAGGCCGTGCGATATAGACGCGCTGACTGCAATCGCGCGCAAGCATAAGCTGACTCTTCTTTTTGACGCCGCCCATGCCTTCGGCTGTTCCTATAAAGGAAAGATGATAGGCAATTTCGGGCTGGCGGAGGTGTTCAGTTTCCACGCCACGAAGTTTTTCAACACTTTTGAAGGCGGCGCCATCACCACCAATGACGACGCTTTCGCCGATAAAATCCGGCTGATGCGGAATTTCGGCTTTTCCGGCTACGACAATGTCATCTATATCGGCACCAACGGCAAAATGACGGAAATCTGCGCCGCGATGGGGCTTTCCTCGCTGGAAAATCTGCACAGAATTCTGGAAATAAACCGCCGCAACTATCTTTGCTACAAAAAACATCTCGCCGGAATAAAGGGCGTCAAATTCATAGACTACGATTTGTCGGGAAAATGCAATTGCCAGTACATGGCCGCAGAGGTTGACGAAGCGGCTGCGGGCATAAGCCGGGACGCGCTGCTGAAAATCCTTCAAGCCGAAAATGTTCTTGCCCGCAAGTATTTCTTCCCCGGCTGCCACAGGATGGAGCCGTACCGCTCGCTTTTCCCGCACGCCGGCCTGCTGCTGCCGGATACGGAAGAACTGGCCCGCCGGATATTGATACTGCCGACAGGTGAAACCATCGGCGAACCTGAAATAGCCGCAATCTGCGGAGTGATACGGCTGGCTGTTGAAAACGCCCGCATAATCGCGGCATAG
- a CDS encoding DNA adenine methylase, with translation MSEITSGAPHPIPYQGSKRNLAGSILRYFPDRIDTLYEPFAGSAAVSLACAANRVSVRKFHINDLNQPLIRLWHSIVNAPETLARDYQLLWNAQLAEPARFYREIRDKFNKTGRPDYFLYLLARCVKASVRYNSEGEFNQSPDNRRMGATPATMRKHLTTASLLLKHKTVFSSKDYRDIVALADVNDLVYMDPPYQGVCGNRDSRYLSNIQFKEFVELLKSLNAGNIRYIVSYDGRTGEKIHGQALPASLRLERIELNAGRSTQATLLGRKEDTYESLYLSPALSADLSMRNSSAVFREQPIFWSIHGQATVA, from the coding sequence ATGAGCGAAATAACATCTGGCGCGCCGCATCCCATCCCCTATCAGGGCAGTAAACGCAATTTGGCGGGCAGTATTTTGCGGTACTTTCCAGATAGAATTGACACATTGTATGAGCCGTTCGCAGGTTCCGCGGCAGTTTCTCTGGCTTGCGCCGCAAACCGCGTTTCGGTGCGCAAATTCCACATCAACGACTTAAACCAGCCGTTAATACGACTCTGGCACAGCATAGTCAATGCCCCGGAAACTCTTGCAAGAGATTATCAATTGCTATGGAACGCGCAACTTGCTGAACCGGCACGGTTTTACCGTGAAATCCGGGATAAGTTCAACAAAACGGGCCGTCCTGATTATTTTTTATACCTTCTGGCGCGTTGTGTAAAAGCATCCGTCCGCTATAACTCTGAAGGTGAGTTTAACCAAAGTCCAGATAATCGGCGAATGGGTGCCACGCCAGCAACTATGCGCAAGCATTTAACCACGGCTTCTCTTTTACTCAAACACAAAACCGTGTTCTCTTCAAAAGACTATCGGGATATCGTGGCATTAGCTGATGTGAATGATTTGGTATATATGGACCCGCCTTATCAGGGCGTGTGTGGCAACCGCGATTCCAGATATTTGTCCAATATACAATTCAAGGAATTTGTAGAACTGTTGAAATCACTCAATGCCGGGAATATCCGCTATATCGTAAGTTATGATGGACGCACAGGCGAAAAAATTCATGGACAGGCATTGCCCGCCAGTCTGCGGCTTGAACGCATTGAATTAAATGCCGGACGCTCCACTCAAGCCACTTTGCTCGGACGAAAAGAGGATACTTACGAATCGCTTTATCTCTCTCCCGCCCTATCGGCTGATTTATCAATGAGAAACTCCTCTGCTGTTTTTCGTGAGCAACCCATTTTTTGGAGCATTCATGGGCAAGCCACGGTTGCCTGA
- a CDS encoding SEC-C metal-binding domain-containing protein — translation MLLNVFKKIFKQEPVPQTEAKTAPPAAPPAQQPPAKQEQKPEQPQPEKPKTPETDDLRKLSDADIDAKLNEELGGLPKNILGYMKNPEIRAKITELAKKMIKAGVDIRSERQIKNWIKSHPDEVRPQQAGQPEAQKPEPFRRQAPKVNRNDACPCGSGKKYKKCCGAGETA, via the coding sequence ATGCTTCTGAACGTTTTCAAGAAAATATTCAAACAGGAGCCGGTTCCGCAGACGGAGGCGAAAACCGCGCCGCCCGCCGCGCCGCCGGCGCAGCAGCCGCCCGCGAAACAGGAACAGAAGCCGGAGCAGCCCCAGCCGGAAAAGCCCAAAACGCCGGAGACCGACGATTTGCGCAAGCTCAGCGACGCCGATATTGACGCCAAGCTCAACGAGGAACTGGGCGGCCTTCCCAAAAACATCCTGGGCTACATGAAAAACCCGGAAATCCGCGCCAAGATAACCGAGCTGGCCAAAAAGATGATAAAAGCCGGCGTGGATATACGGAGCGAGCGCCAGATAAAAAACTGGATAAAATCCCATCCCGATGAAGTGCGCCCGCAGCAGGCCGGACAGCCGGAGGCGCAGAAGCCGGAGCCTTTCCGCCGGCAGGCCCCCAAGGTGAACCGCAACGACGCCTGCCCCTGCGGCAGCGGCAAAAAATACAAAAAATGCTGTGGCGCCGGCGAAACGGCCTGA
- a CDS encoding AAA family ATPase, with translation MRKYRQKRVVFTGGPSGGKTTIIDMALRRFGRKVAVVPEAATILYAGGFPRRPEPEAVRHIQRAIYYTTRELEDFAAAMDDAAIALCDRGTLDCLAYWPETGPGLLETVGSDLKSEFARYDIALHLRPPKTAAGYQTSATRIEPHSRALELDRKIEAVWKNHPNRHVIEETPDFLMKANKIMELLDKAVRNLA, from the coding sequence ATGCGCAAATACAGGCAGAAACGGGTGGTGTTCACCGGCGGCCCATCCGGCGGGAAAACGACGATTATAGACATGGCGCTGCGCCGTTTCGGCAGGAAGGTGGCGGTGGTGCCGGAGGCGGCCACGATACTCTATGCCGGCGGCTTCCCCCGCAGGCCGGAGCCGGAAGCGGTGCGCCATATCCAGCGCGCGATTTACTACACCACGCGCGAGCTGGAGGATTTCGCCGCCGCCATGGACGATGCCGCCATCGCGCTGTGCGACAGGGGCACGCTGGACTGCCTGGCCTACTGGCCGGAAACCGGCCCCGGGCTGCTGGAAACCGTAGGCTCCGATTTGAAAAGCGAATTCGCGCGCTATGACATCGCCCTCCATCTGCGCCCGCCTAAAACCGCCGCCGGCTATCAGACCTCGGCCACCCGGATAGAGCCGCACAGCCGCGCGCTGGAATTAGACCGCAAAATTGAGGCCGTCTGGAAAAACCATCCCAACCGCCATGTCATAGAGGAAACCCCGGATTTCCTGATGAAAGCCAACAAAATCATGGAATTGCTGGACAAAGCAGTGCGCAACCTCGCATAG
- a CDS encoding SDR family oxidoreductase, producing the protein MRYIVTGGAGFIGSHLVARLLADGHEVSVIDNFSTGRPQNLERHRDNPKLAVHQADVREPEPLAAIIKDADAVFHLAALADIVPSVVDPALYYDVNVCGTMRVAEAARRSGVKKLVYAASSSCYGIPDIYPTPETEEIRPQYPYALTKLLGEQTMLHWGKVYGMPVLSLRLFNVYGPRARTSGTYGAVFGVFLAQKLAGKPFTIVGDGSQTRDFVHASDIAEAFYAAARSPLRHAVMNVGSGASISINTIADLLGGEKTYIPRRPGEPERTFADISKIRRLLNWSPKVGIEEGVKDMLANIDYWKQAPLWTPESIAEATRDWFKYLSPKQPA; encoded by the coding sequence GTGAGATATATCGTTACCGGCGGGGCCGGTTTTATAGGAAGCCATCTGGTCGCGCGGCTGCTTGCGGACGGGCACGAAGTGTCCGTGATAGACAATTTTTCCACCGGCAGGCCGCAGAATCTGGAGCGGCACCGGGACAACCCGAAGCTGGCGGTGCATCAGGCCGACGTGCGCGAGCCGGAGCCGCTTGCCGCAATCATCAAGGACGCGGACGCGGTTTTCCACCTGGCCGCGCTGGCCGATATAGTGCCTTCCGTGGTGGACCCCGCGCTGTACTACGACGTGAATGTCTGCGGCACCATGCGCGTGGCCGAGGCCGCGCGCCGGTCCGGCGTCAAGAAACTGGTTTACGCGGCCTCCTCCTCCTGCTACGGCATCCCCGACATTTACCCCACGCCCGAAACCGAGGAGATTCGCCCGCAATATCCCTACGCGCTGACCAAATTATTGGGCGAGCAGACCATGCTGCACTGGGGCAAGGTGTACGGGATGCCGGTGTTGTCTTTGCGGCTGTTCAATGTCTACGGCCCGCGCGCGCGCACGTCGGGGACTTACGGCGCGGTGTTCGGCGTGTTTCTGGCGCAGAAGCTGGCGGGCAAACCCTTCACCATAGTGGGCGACGGCAGCCAGACCCGCGATTTCGTCCACGCAAGCGATATCGCGGAGGCGTTTTACGCGGCGGCGCGCTCGCCGCTGCGGCATGCGGTGATGAATGTCGGCTCCGGCGCCAGCATCAGCATCAACACGATAGCGGACTTGCTGGGCGGGGAAAAAACCTACATCCCCCGCCGCCCCGGCGAGCCGGAACGCACTTTCGCCGACATCTCCAAAATCCGGCGGCTGCTGAACTGGTCGCCCAAAGTGGGGATAGAGGAAGGCGTCAAAGACATGCTGGCCAATATAGACTACTGGAAGCAGGCCCCGCTCTGGACCCCGGAATCAATAGCCGAAGCCACCAGAGACTGGTTCAAATATCTTTCGCCAAAACAGCCCGCCTGA
- a CDS encoding MiaB/RimO family radical SAM methylthiotransferase → MRVCFISLGCPKNLSDTEEMMGALSAAGHAVCPGLAEADAAVINTCGFLASAACESRREIAKAAALRKKGALKRLIVTGCLAQREGAAADFPAADAVLGISAAADIVRALETGGAVVRPPPRTLRAPRFRMTATLPHSVYLKVADGCDNRCSYCAIPDIRGNFRSKPLKDIAAEARALAAGGAKEISIIAQDTTSYGMDLYGKPSLVRLLGGLVKIKGPRWRIMYGYPEMIDENLVKFIAAHPQICRYMDMPVQHSADRILKLMNRRSSRETLLRAAGLLRSVPGMAIRTIMIAGFPGETPAEHEQNRQFLREVKFDSAAFFPYSPEKGTPAYSLPGQIPAAERKRRARELADTQSRVVDEINRGLIGKTAPVLMDSPSEGRLESQAPDIDGYVMVESPRPLEAGMTIRAKIISARGYVRRAVLAKDI, encoded by the coding sequence ATGAGAGTTTGCTTCATAAGTCTGGGCTGCCCCAAAAACCTCTCCGACACCGAGGAGATGATGGGCGCGCTCTCCGCTGCCGGGCACGCCGTCTGCCCCGGCCTTGCAGAAGCGGACGCCGCCGTCATAAACACCTGCGGATTTCTGGCCTCCGCTGCGTGCGAGAGCAGGCGCGAAATCGCCAAAGCCGCCGCGCTCAGAAAAAAAGGCGCGCTGAAACGGCTTATAGTAACCGGCTGCCTGGCCCAGCGCGAAGGCGCCGCGGCGGATTTTCCCGCGGCGGACGCCGTGCTGGGCATATCCGCCGCCGCGGACATAGTCCGCGCGCTGGAAACCGGCGGCGCGGTTGTGCGCCCCCCGCCCAGGACATTGCGCGCGCCGCGGTTCCGCATGACGGCCACGTTGCCGCATTCGGTCTATCTCAAAGTCGCCGACGGGTGCGACAACCGCTGCTCCTACTGCGCCATCCCGGACATCCGCGGCAATTTCCGCTCCAAGCCGTTGAAAGACATTGCGGCGGAGGCGCGCGCGCTGGCCGCCGGCGGCGCGAAAGAAATATCAATCATCGCGCAGGACACCACTTCATACGGCATGGATTTGTACGGCAAGCCGTCGCTTGTCCGGCTGCTGGGCGGGCTGGTCAAAATAAAAGGCCCGCGCTGGCGCATAATGTACGGCTACCCGGAAATGATAGACGAAAATCTCGTGAAATTCATCGCGGCGCATCCGCAAATCTGCCGCTATATGGACATGCCCGTGCAGCATTCGGCGGACAGGATTTTGAAGCTGATGAACCGCCGCTCCTCGCGCGAAACCCTGCTGCGGGCGGCGGGGCTGCTGCGCTCGGTCCCCGGCATGGCGATACGGACCATCATGATAGCCGGCTTTCCCGGAGAAACCCCGGCGGAGCATGAGCAAAACAGGCAATTTCTGCGCGAGGTGAAGTTTGACAGCGCGGCGTTTTTCCCCTATTCGCCGGAAAAGGGCACTCCGGCATATTCGCTGCCGGGCCAAATCCCGGCGGCGGAGCGCAAACGCCGCGCCCGCGAGCTGGCCGACACGCAAAGCCGGGTGGTTGACGAAATCAACCGCGGGCTTATCGGCAAAACCGCGCCGGTGCTGATGGATTCTCCGTCCGAGGGCCGGCTGGAATCCCAGGCGCCGGACATTGACGGCTATGTTATGGTGGAAAGCCCGCGTCCGCTTGAGGCGGGAATGACAATCCGCGCGAAAATAATTTCCGCGCGCGGCTACGTCAGGCGGGCTGTTTTGGCGAAAGATATTTGA